The Cryptococcus deuterogattii R265 chromosome 4, complete sequence genome segment ACGGTACTATGACATCCCGATCACTGTAAGTCTTCGCTGATCATTAAGAGGCTAACCTTTCATAGGCTCTCACTGCATCGGCAACGAAAGAAGTCCGCCACGATATTATTCAAACACTCCAAATTCGCAAAGGCTACGGCCAGTGGGTCATGCCGTTCAACCGTCGGAATTTGTTCTACGAGATCCGGTACCAAGGGCGAGGCAGcgtcgaggaagaagaaagagaaataCAAATGAATCCTCTGGATGATATGGCCGATTTCATTGAAAAGTATCGACCAGAAGCTATGAAAAGGAATCAGGAGAATGGCATTTTCAGGATCTGTGTTACTGGGATCGTATATTGTCGTACAACAGCTGCTGTGAGTTGTGTTCAATCGTAGAGACATACCTTTGAGACTGAATCGTGAGTAGTGTGAAGAGGTAGCAGAATTTCTACGTAATCGTCGAATAAAAGCTATGCCCTATTACAAGAGTATTTCGCAGACAGCCAAGGACCAAGCACTTGCCGGATGGAAGGACGGCTCCATAGAATGTATCGTCGCCACAATCGCATTTGGAATGGTCAGTTTTTGCTGTTGATATATTCAAGCACAAATTCACATCGCGACTAGGGTATCGATCAAGCGAATGTAAGATATATTATACACTATCAAATGCCGAAAACTTTTGAAGGTGACTTGCTCAACGTGCCAGATTGCAAGATTCTGACGTATATCACTAGGCTATTATCAAGAGACGGGACGAGCCGGGCGGGATGGCCACATCTCCCATTGTCTCATGTACTACTGTAAGCTCTCGCAAAGAACAGTCGCATACAGTTATTTAACAGTGCCATAGCTCGGGAAGATGCCAAGTACCTGAAAGGGTTAGTAGAGCAGGAAGATGCCAAACAGAAACGAAATGCTCGCTTCAAGTCGGGAGACGCGTACACCGAAACATCTTCCCAGACTCTCAACAGTTTTAAAGCTGTGAGTATATCTTATCTAGGTTGGCCACATGCTGATCGGGCTATTTAGCTGCAACACTATATGGAGAGGGTAGGAAGATGCCGACATGTTGGCATTTGCAGCTActttggagagaagattgacGACAAGGATCCAGAAATCAAAGCTGCATATTGCCAATCCATGTGCGACGTAAGTGCTGCATTGATGCTGGCCAAGTGTTGGAGCTTACAAGATTGAGATATAGGTTTGTAGAGACAACGCAAAGGTTCGAAAGGCAGCAATGAACCTCACAGACTCCATTCCAATCGCATCTGCCATTGATGGGAAAGAGCCGACGCCTATCCCTGACCAAGTTCCCGAATCCCAGTCCTTTTTTAATCCTCAAGACAATGAAGACACAGATACAGATACAGATGAACCTTTCCATAATGAGCTTCTAGACCTCCACGATCCTGATCCCGACATTTTTGAGGAAAGCCTGGCAGGCACTGCGCCTCCGATCTTTCAAATCGCCGATCCCAGATTCAGTGGCTCTCACGCTGGCAATTACCAAAACACACTCCCATCCACCAATAGTCATTTGCAGTCATCCAATaccacttcttccaataTGTCTTCCAAACTGCCCAGTGTGCCCTTGTCGCGCACGCCCGTACTTGTGCGTGACCTTTCTTCGGAACGTATCGCACAGCCAATACGAGTCAGGGAGATTATACATATCGAAACTGGTGGAGAACCTGGGCCGCAATCACTAGCAAATAAGCGTCGCCGGACGGGTCAGGGATCATTGTTATCAAGTTCGCCAACATCCAGTATGGAACTTGAAGAGATCGAAAGAGAAcgagaaagggaaatggCAATGATCggagcgagagaagagagagagcgACAAGAGGCTATGGctagagaaagaaaaaaaccGATTTTCTCTTCTAATACGCGGCTACCCAGTAATGTGGAACTTGTCCAAGATTCAGAAGAAGGCACTGCGTCGGAACTGAAGTTGACGAGGGAGCAAAGAATGAAGGCAGAAAGAATGCTGAACAGCGTCAAGCCTgtcagaggagaagggccATACGCCTGTTATAACGGTATGTCATCTTGTTTCTCCGAATCAGTGCACTTTGGACTAAACTCAGTTCTAGCGGCGCCCCCTATGGCGAGATTCAGAAAGGTGTCTTCAGCATCCGACAAGACCTTCAAACCTCCGATATTGAAATCTCCTAATAAAGTTCGATGCGACCTTCTTACAGTGCGTGTCCTTTCCAGCATAGCAAAGTTGCATTGACTTACTGATTTGAGAAGAAATCGGCGCGAGATAATGCGCTTCTGGAGCTATCTAATTCTCTAAAGGACTCACTGAGCCATGGTAATTTGGCAAGGACAGCGCTGAGTTCTTGGGGAAGATTTGAGAGAGGAAGCAAGCGGTAATCGCTTCTTAATTTGATCCGAGGTTTCTCGCTGAATTGCCCCCAGGATCACAGTCTTACAAGATGTTGCAAGAGCAATAGAACGAGATTTTGCTGCAATATCACGAGAAGACCCCTTAGGTTTTGGTTCGTGCTTTTGATGCCTCAGCCGTATCGCTGCCGAGACAAACACTGACGTTTCAATAGAGCGCCGAATAACTGAATTTAGGAAGGCAACCAAAGCCCTTCGTAGCGCTGAGGTCGTTAGTGCAATAGCTCAGGGTGATATTGACTCATTTGATGATGGGGGCCCAGAGATGGGACATCTTAAGAGCTTAGAGAAATACatgagaagatggaagccAAAGCCAACCGAATAGATTAGTGTGTAAAGTTGGTTGTACAAGCATAATTCCATGTTGTATAGTACTGTACTGGCGAGCGGACAATAAACAAACAGGTAGAAAATAAATTAGTTGAACTGCAAACTACAATGTCACATTGTGCAAACTGAGCAATCCTAACTAGGGGGAATAAAGCTGATTGAAAGTGTAGCGCTACGTACTGCGTGGAAAAGGCTTATTATACGATGTGAGGTTAAAGAATGAAGCGTTAACTTTTAATATCATGAGATCACTACTTTATACCTGATACCTGAAATTTGACCATTCATTCATTCCATTGCACTTCTTGAATGTTGTAGTCCATTTACTCATTGCTCTTCACAACTCGGTCTCAAAACAAACCCACAGCAATCATAGATGCTCGCAATACGCTATTCGAGGCGCTGCGTCCTTCGCCTCCCTCGAAGCATTGCGCACCTTCATCCCGAGAACGACGTACCTCATGCCGAATCCAGCTCTAGCTCGTCTCGTCGTCACATGTCCgtatctcttccatccaacCAATCCCAATCACCCGGCAAGGTAGAAAATGCAACTGCGCGCAAAGGTCATAAATCAAACTTTGCTCGGCGTCAAATCATCGCCAATGCCAAGCGGTTAGCAGACGCACTGAAAGATGGCTCTTCGAATTTACCTACGCAGTTACCCCCATCATCCGACTCTGACTATTGGTCCGATTTTCTACAAACACCAGTGCCTTCGTCCCCCAATCCTTCGCCAACTCTGGATGATCTTTTGTCTAAGCGACCTACTGAGCCGCCCCTCAAACCTTGGCATTCTGACTACCCTCGGTTGTACAAACGACTTTACGACTCTATACATACTGCGTTCGTGACGAAACAACTTAAGTCGTTTGCACGTGAACTCGGATTAAATTACGTTGGGGGAAAAGGTGTTAGTAAGGCAGCGATCATCAAGAGAATAATGAGTACTTGGGATTGGGTTGAACCGAGAGATGAACCAAAAGAACCACCTCCAAAAATTGAAGGTATGTTCAGGGCTGCTCAATACGACTACCGATGTTGACTTTTACAGTGTATGAGCTTTCCTCTCCCGAGCTATTCCTTTTTCTGCGAGATAATTCTCTTATTCAACGGTTTGCTCAATATGAGAACCTCCAGCTATCCGTCGTGCGCGCTAGTGAAGCTCCCCAATCTCCCTTTCAGACATCTCAACCAGGAGATGAGAATCGAATGGTCTTGGTTGCAAAGGGTAGGAATGAGAGCTGTAACACTTTACGAGAACTGTTGGACCAAAGGCGCAAGGTGGGCCTTAATCTCTGTCGCATTGCGATGATGACTGTGGGTGCTGATGTATATGGATAGTCTATCATGACAATTGAGTTCTCCAAAAATGACGTCTTGGGTTTGGAAGCCACTGTTGGGCTCCTTCAAACAATCTCTAATGCAGCTAGAGCCTATGTGGAGCTCGCAGCAGAGGGCACAGTATGTAACTTTTCAATGGGCAATGGATTTGAGCTAACAATTTGAAGTATCGGGCAACCGCTCTGAGCGAAGAGGCGGCAGAGGCATCCAAGCGCATGTTGGGAGTGGCAGCTCTCAGGGTAAGGAATCAGTATCACAAGTTTCTCACATTAAGAAGCTAATAACTGTGATATAGACAAGTGTATTACCTCGTCATCGACCTTTGCAAAACGTCCGCCCGGCTGTAGCTCATTTTCTGTCACATACTCCAGCCTCAGTAAGTCATCCATACCTCCATGTACCTagtcttttcttttggctAATATATGCCAGCCACTTGATACTCGACAGGATACATATGGCCTCtatccttttttcccttccaacaCTGAGCCTCTCCCTTGGGATCTCTCTGCCACCACTATTGGCAGTCACTTTTACCGTTTAGAAaaagtgaagaagtgggATGAAAACCCAAGCTCTAGAGCAACGGAGCAAATGGCTGAAAAGATGCAAAATCGATTAGTTTCTTATCCTCTATCCAGCGGCGAGAGGGGTGAAAAGGGGCAATTGAAGGCGGTCGTCGAAGAGCTCGTAGAGGGCAAAGGAAAGCTCATCGCCAAATTTGGTcatttgcttcttcctgtGATGACACAAGATAAGAAGAGCGCTTTGTGGGATTCACCGTTACCTGGGCAATGGCAGGTGGAGAATCTTGAGCGATGGGTACGGGAGGATCAGTCCAGGAgattcatcttttctcctaGGTATGTAATCTTCACACGCTTAACCTGAATGATTCTAGGCTGACTCTGGCACAAGTCTTACACCCGCCATGGTCCAACGCCCGCCTTTCAGCTCTCCTGTCAAATTCCGCCGATTATATTACCGGTcgcttccttcatttcccAGTGGTGAATGCCGCTATCTCAAATTTGATTATACTCTTCAAGTACGGTGGCAGGATCGTTTTGCCGAACTTATGGATCATCTAGAGAAGACGGCAATAGATGAGGTGGTGGAGTCGGAGATAGAAGTGAAAGCAATGGGGGCTGCAGATCAAGAAGTGGTTGAAGAGGTGTCCGAGCCGGTTGAAGCGGTTGAAGCTGAAAAGCAAGAGGTGGCCGACCAAGAGAGTGAATCTTCTACGATAGAAGATAGGTTAAAGGGCGAGATGGGTactcttgaagaagtcgatcttttcctctctgaTAGGTAAGCTGCAAGACTGTAGAGGTTATCAACTTGGAGCTAACCAAAATCGCAGACCAACGGACGTCCAACTAATTGCCAATGCTCCTGTACCCCTCACCAACATCCCTACAACAATcacttcattcttcaacgCTTCTCAAGCGTCCACTGAATCTTCAGCGCAACCTCCAGTCTCATTAGAGATAGAAGGGGAAGTATATCACTTGGAGGCGGATGAATACATTGAAGAGATAACCCAAAtcgaggaagggattgTGATCAAAAGCGTGAAGGCTACAGAGTTGAATGGCAGCACGATTGCTTATTCCGAGGTACGTCATGTTGACCAGCAGATCATTGTCGATCCAAAATTGACAGCCCGGTTATAGATTGAGAGCTCTGCGATGGAAGGGATTCCTTCACAGTTTTGGCGACAATTATCGAATATATCAAGGGATATCACTCCTGAAATAGCTTCTTCCAGATCATTCCCCTCTGTACAGTAGATAACACGCGGTCTTGTCACAACCATCATACAGGGTATCATCATAAAATGCATATGTTACATTTCCATCTATGTTGTAGGACGTAAACGGTTGAATCTGTACCCGTTAACGTTACAATCCACAAGCAAGATATCATTGAGAACATACTTTGGTATTATTTCCCTCAGAAATTCTGCGTGTTTCCTTCTTAGCGCCATCTCCGCGACCTGCCCGCTCCCATCCCATGTCCGCCTTGATGATTCTGCACCATATATGACAGTGTAAGGAGGAAGTGTTTCCGGTCTTTCGTCGGTATGGGCAGGAGACGGTAAGAGAATAGTGCCTGCGCCTGTAGTCATGATTGTTAGCTTTCTTCCAGCAATCAAGCAAAGCGCAACAGACTGATAATACAGTTGTCCGTCACGATAACACCTGCAGAAGCCGTACTCCTTGGTTGGAAGGTATTATTGTCACCTATGAATGGCGACTCTATCCCTGCTCTCCCATTCCGGTCAGTAATTAAAGATACACTTGGTCGAAAGGATAAACGTACGGCAGCCAACCATAA includes the following:
- a CDS encoding ATP-dependent DNA helicase — its product is MLAFPSSTPAEKPYINLVNSTQFARNNFRPTKREWRRTMSPQETPSALQRNLKHYWGYNVFRHPQLEICTDALRGCDLIVVAPTGLGKSLCFQLPAITIEHGVTIVVSPLKALMSDQVKDLTNRGIKAVQLSEYTTLTEHNEVRRQMRMGHPEIRLLYVTPEMLLSDKHRSTFDTAYAQKQIARLVVDEAHVITEWGTSFRSKYRELGKFRERYYDIPITALTASATKEVRHDIIQTLQIRKGYGQWVMPFNRRNLFYEIRYQGRGSVEEEEREIQMNPLDDMADFIEKYRPEAMKRNQENGIFRICVTGIVYCRTTAACEEVAEFLRNRRIKAMPYYKSISQTAKDQALAGWKDGSIECIVATIAFGMGIDQANVRYIIHYQMPKTFEGYYQETGRAGRDGHISHCLMYYSREDAKYLKGLVEQEDAKQKRNARFKSGDAYTETSSQTLNSFKALQHYMERVGRCRHVGICSYFGEKIDDKDPEIKAAYCQSMCDVCRDNAKVRKAAMNLTDSIPIASAIDGKEPTPIPDQVPESQSFFNPQDNEDTDTDTDEPFHNELLDLHDPDPDIFEESLAGTAPPIFQIADPRFSGSHAGNYQNTLPSTNSHLQSSNTTSSNMSSKLPSVPLSRTPVLVRDLSSERIAQPIRVREIIHIETGGEPGPQSLANKRRRTGQGSLLSSSPTSSMELEEIEREREREMAMIGAREERERQEAMARERKKPIFSSNTRLPSNVELVQDSEEGTASELKLTREQRMKAERMLNSVKPVRGEGPYACYNAAPPMARFRKVSSASDKTFKPPILKSPNKVRCDLLTKSARDNALLELSNSLKDSLSHGNLARTALSSWGRFERGSKRITVLQDVARAIERDFAAISREDPLGFERRITEFRKATKALRSAEVVSAIAQGDIDSFDDGGPEMGHLKSLEKYMRRWKPKPTE
- a CDS encoding dynactin 6, which gives rise to MSSPTLTAHSTSLICADTDLRGPITIGPNVIIHPRATIYAAAGPIVLGERCIVEEGCIIVNRKKDTMRIGENNHFMVGCRIESPFIGDNNTFQPRSTASAGVIVTDNCIISAGTILLPSPAHTDERPETLPPYTVIYGAESSRRTWDGSGQVAEMALRRKHAEFLREIIPKFNRLRPTT